The Streptomyces sp. Alt3 genome has a segment encoding these proteins:
- a CDS encoding phytoene desaturase family protein — MARIAVIGAGTGAMAAAARLSVAGHRVTVYERSETYGGSLGRFARDGFVFDTGPGLLHLPAVYRDLFVKTGKESLEQCVTLTQVDPASRHLFADGTAVSLPNASRAGVTGALDRALGEGAGARWGDFLDRAGTAWNRSRRPLLEEPLPEDRRALVRDPYPAVRSRRLLRSARQAGTVAEVGTWELTDPRLASLLGGYALSYGLDPRRAPAAAALLPYMEETFGSWYVAGGMRALADAVYARCLARRVEFVFGAEVVRVAEKDGRVAGIELADGGSVEAGHVVLGAQPVPGLLPVRDEGRPAGAPVVPGRFHVLLSLRGAREPGAVHRTVVHTADPAAEQDAVFGGRTAELPTVTVLRPDDPTTRPDDAHEAVTLTVTVSPHGPVDWTDAALRERFADTVIGRAAEAVPGLRERVLHAQVRTPAETEADTGARGGSVPAPALAGAGGSYLHAANRTPLPGLYRAGGWSHPGGGLAHAGMSGALVAGLVVEGDGFRGSQ; from the coding sequence ATGGCACGAATTGCGGTGATCGGCGCCGGGACCGGCGCGATGGCGGCGGCTGCACGGCTCTCCGTGGCAGGCCACCGGGTGACGGTGTACGAGCGGTCGGAGACCTACGGCGGCTCGCTCGGACGGTTCGCCCGTGACGGCTTCGTCTTCGACACAGGCCCCGGGCTGCTGCATCTGCCCGCGGTCTACCGCGACCTGTTCGTGAAGACGGGCAAGGAGAGCCTGGAGCAGTGCGTCACACTCACCCAGGTCGACCCGGCGAGCCGCCATCTCTTCGCGGACGGCACCGCGGTCTCGCTGCCCAACGCCTCGCGGGCCGGTGTGACCGGTGCGCTGGACCGGGCGCTCGGTGAGGGGGCCGGAGCCCGGTGGGGCGACTTCCTGGACCGGGCGGGCACCGCCTGGAACCGGTCGCGCAGGCCGCTGCTGGAGGAGCCACTGCCCGAGGACCGGCGGGCACTGGTCCGCGACCCCTACCCGGCGGTGCGGAGCCGCAGGCTGCTGCGCTCGGCCCGGCAGGCGGGGACGGTGGCGGAGGTGGGCACCTGGGAGCTGACGGACCCCCGGCTGGCGTCCCTGCTCGGCGGGTACGCCCTGTCGTACGGCCTGGACCCGCGCCGGGCCCCGGCGGCGGCCGCCCTCCTCCCGTACATGGAGGAGACCTTCGGCAGCTGGTACGTCGCCGGGGGCATGCGCGCCCTGGCCGACGCGGTGTACGCGCGCTGTCTGGCCCGCAGGGTGGAGTTCGTCTTCGGCGCCGAGGTGGTCCGGGTGGCCGAGAAGGACGGCCGGGTGGCGGGGATCGAACTGGCGGACGGCGGGAGCGTGGAGGCCGGTCATGTGGTCCTCGGCGCGCAGCCGGTACCCGGGCTCCTGCCGGTCAGGGACGAAGGGCGTCCCGCGGGCGCGCCCGTGGTACCGGGCCGCTTCCACGTCCTGCTGTCGCTGCGCGGCGCCCGGGAGCCCGGAGCCGTCCACCGCACGGTGGTGCACACCGCGGACCCGGCTGCGGAGCAGGACGCGGTGTTCGGTGGCCGGACGGCTGAGCTGCCCACGGTGACGGTCCTGCGTCCGGACGATCCGACGACCCGCCCGGACGACGCGCACGAAGCGGTGACCCTGACGGTGACGGTGTCACCGCACGGCCCCGTCGACTGGACGGACGCGGCGCTTCGCGAGCGGTTCGCGGACACGGTGATCGGCCGGGCCGCCGAAGCCGTTCCCGGCCTCCGCGAACGGGTGCTCCACGCGCAGGTGCGTACACCGGCCGAGACCGAGGCGGACACGGGCGCCCGGGGCGGTTCGGTACCGGCCCCGGCCCTGGCCGGGGCGGGGGGCTCCTACCTGCACGCGGCGAACCGCACCCCGCTGCCGGGGCTGTACCGGGCGGGCGGCTGGTCGCACCCCGGCGGAGGGCTGGCTCACGCCGGGATGTCGGGTGCCCTGGTCGCGGGGCTCGTCGTGGAGGGCGACGGCTTCCGCGGCTCGCAGTGA
- a CDS encoding DUF4126 domain-containing protein, translating into MSVLPLVFTSGWASGINAYAVILLFGVFGATGLTDEVPESLQRTDVLVTAGVLFLFEAVADKIPYVDSAWDAAHTVIRPVAGAVVAALLAGESGSLPELAAAAVGGSTALMSHLVKAGTRMAVNTSPEPFSNAGVSVAEDLGVAGIITFAVFNPVAAAVIAGALLLLGLVTLLFLASRIRRFRRRRAQRREERRLAGAGGHRPHE; encoded by the coding sequence GTGTCCGTACTCCCCCTGGTGTTCACGAGCGGCTGGGCGAGCGGGATCAACGCCTACGCGGTGATCCTGCTCTTCGGCGTCTTCGGCGCGACCGGTCTGACCGACGAGGTCCCCGAGTCCCTGCAGCGCACCGATGTGCTCGTGACCGCCGGGGTGCTGTTCCTGTTCGAGGCGGTGGCCGACAAGATCCCGTACGTGGACTCGGCCTGGGACGCGGCCCACACGGTGATCCGGCCCGTGGCCGGTGCGGTCGTCGCCGCGCTGCTGGCCGGCGAGAGCGGGTCGCTGCCGGAGCTCGCCGCGGCAGCCGTCGGCGGCTCGACCGCGCTGATGAGCCATCTGGTGAAGGCCGGCACCAGGATGGCGGTCAACACCTCGCCCGAGCCGTTCAGCAACGCCGGGGTCAGCGTCGCGGAGGACCTCGGTGTCGCGGGGATCATCACCTTCGCCGTCTTCAACCCGGTGGCGGCGGCCGTGATCGCCGGGGCCCTCCTCCTGCTGGGCCTCGTGACACTGCTCTTCCTGGCTTCCCGGATCCGCAGGTTCCGGCGGCGCAGGGCGCAGCGCCGGGAGGAGAGGCGCCTGGCCGGGGCGGGCGGGCACCGGCCGCACGAATGA
- a CDS encoding TetR/AcrR family transcriptional regulator, whose product MDSSSTTRRQVTRQKLYEAAVTLIAEKGFSATTVDEIAERAGVAKGTVYYNFRSKTELFEELLRHGVGLLTQSLRSAADSTDARGGTRVEALDAMIRAGLVFIDRYPAFTQLYVAELWRTNRAWQSTLLVLRQEAVAVVEGVLREGVAGGELSEEIDIQLTAAALVGMVLVAALDWQAFQPERTIDDVHSALSLLLHGRVSGR is encoded by the coding sequence ATGGACAGCAGTAGCACCACACGCCGCCAGGTCACCCGGCAGAAGCTCTACGAGGCGGCGGTGACCCTCATCGCGGAGAAGGGGTTCTCCGCGACGACGGTGGACGAGATCGCCGAACGCGCCGGGGTCGCCAAGGGCACGGTCTACTACAACTTCAGGAGCAAGACCGAGCTGTTCGAGGAACTGCTGCGGCACGGAGTCGGACTGCTCACGCAGTCGCTCCGTTCCGCCGCCGACTCGACGGACGCACGCGGCGGTACCCGGGTGGAGGCCCTGGACGCGATGATCCGGGCCGGTCTGGTCTTCATCGACCGCTACCCGGCCTTCACCCAGCTGTACGTGGCCGAGCTCTGGCGCACCAACCGTGCCTGGCAGTCGACCCTCCTGGTGCTGCGTCAGGAGGCCGTCGCCGTCGTCGAGGGCGTCCTGCGGGAGGGTGTCGCGGGCGGTGAGCTCAGTGAGGAGATCGACATCCAGCTGACGGCCGCCGCCCTGGTCGGCATGGTCCTGGTGGCCGCGCTCGACTGGCAGGCGTTCCAGCCCGAGCGGACGATCGACGACGTGCACTCCGCCCTGTCCCTGCTGCTGCACGGCCGGGTCAGCGGGCGCTGA
- a CDS encoding YhgE/Pip domain-containing protein → MRSPRLAALELRRFGRGRMPRAALVALLLLPLLYGALYLWSFWDPYGRLDRIPVALVNEDEGASTGGEHLAAGDEITGRLLDSKVFDWHEVGSAEAEQGVEDGTYYLSLTMPSDFSERIASSAGDSPGTGALRVRTNDANNYIVGQISRTVFAEVRSAASAKASRGFLDRIFIDFSGLHDATAKAAKGADDLESGLTKAKKGSKDLADGLKDARSGSGTLSTGITKLNKGAGDLETGSRQVAGGTQLLADKVDAVAEDVRPFLKDNGKAIGDTARLVADSSKAVRDNLDLLAEAAPVASAAAHTASDDLTEVYRTRCEDQPLPDPGVCPQLKRAKVAAEDVTAVSDDVAALVKNQNGDLTKLRTRLTELEKQADALAKRSPRLDTDLESAVSKIKALNTGAHEVADGADALHTGLGTAKTGAGDLATGVKKLDTGAKDLKSGLYRLGDGSATLAQGLNDGVGRIPDYDKDERDARTGVMADPVQLASSSLHAAPNYGTGFAPYFIPLSLWVGAMVAYMLIQPLNRRALAAGAPAWRIAFAGWLPVAAIGLLQVAALMSVLHWQLGLQMTHAAGTLGFLALVTCCFAAIVQWLNARFGAAGRILVLAVLMLQLTSAGGTYPVQTSPGFFGAIHPYLPMTYVVDGLRRLITGGGLGPVWQGCAVLLVFTAGALTLTALSARRKQVWTLDRLHPELSL, encoded by the coding sequence ATGCGATCGCCGAGACTGGCAGCGCTTGAGCTGCGGCGGTTCGGCAGGGGCCGGATGCCCCGTGCCGCCCTCGTGGCCCTCCTCCTGCTGCCCCTGCTCTACGGAGCGCTCTACCTCTGGTCGTTCTGGGACCCGTACGGGCGGCTCGACCGCATACCCGTGGCCCTCGTCAACGAGGACGAGGGAGCGAGCACCGGGGGCGAGCACCTCGCGGCCGGTGACGAGATAACCGGCAGACTGCTCGACTCCAAGGTCTTCGACTGGCACGAGGTCGGTTCCGCCGAGGCCGAACAGGGAGTCGAGGACGGGACGTACTACCTCTCGCTGACCATGCCGTCGGACTTCAGCGAGCGGATCGCATCGAGTGCCGGGGACTCCCCCGGTACCGGCGCCCTGCGGGTGCGCACGAACGACGCGAACAACTACATCGTGGGGCAGATCTCCCGGACGGTCTTCGCCGAGGTCCGCAGTGCCGCGTCGGCCAAGGCCTCCCGCGGCTTCCTGGACCGGATCTTCATCGACTTCTCGGGCCTGCACGACGCGACCGCGAAGGCGGCCAAGGGCGCCGACGACCTGGAGAGCGGCCTCACGAAGGCGAAGAAGGGCTCCAAGGACCTCGCGGACGGCCTCAAGGACGCCAGATCGGGCAGCGGCACCCTCTCCACGGGCATCACGAAGCTGAACAAGGGCGCCGGCGACCTGGAGACGGGGTCCCGGCAGGTCGCGGGCGGCACCCAGCTGCTCGCGGACAAGGTCGACGCCGTCGCCGAGGACGTACGCCCCTTCCTGAAGGACAACGGCAAGGCCATCGGCGACACCGCCCGGCTGGTCGCCGACTCCTCCAAGGCCGTACGCGACAACCTCGACCTGCTGGCCGAAGCGGCACCCGTCGCCTCGGCCGCCGCCCACACGGCGTCCGACGACCTGACGGAGGTCTACCGCACCCGGTGCGAGGACCAGCCGCTGCCGGACCCGGGCGTCTGCCCGCAGCTGAAGCGGGCCAAGGTCGCGGCCGAGGACGTCACCGCGGTGTCCGACGACGTCGCCGCGCTGGTGAAGAACCAGAACGGCGACCTGACGAAGCTCCGCACCCGGCTGACCGAACTGGAGAAGCAGGCCGACGCCCTGGCGAAGCGCTCGCCGCGTCTGGACACGGACCTGGAGTCCGCCGTCTCGAAGATCAAGGCGCTCAACACCGGCGCGCACGAGGTCGCCGATGGGGCCGACGCGCTCCACACCGGTCTCGGCACCGCGAAGACGGGGGCCGGCGATCTGGCCACCGGCGTCAAGAAGCTCGACACGGGCGCCAAGGATCTGAAGAGCGGTCTGTACCGGCTGGGGGACGGCTCCGCGACCCTCGCCCAGGGGCTCAACGACGGGGTCGGCAGGATCCCCGACTACGACAAGGACGAGCGGGACGCCCGCACCGGTGTGATGGCGGACCCGGTGCAACTGGCCTCCTCCTCGCTGCACGCGGCGCCCAACTACGGCACCGGCTTCGCCCCGTACTTCATCCCGCTCTCGCTGTGGGTGGGAGCGATGGTGGCGTACATGCTGATCCAGCCCCTCAACCGGCGGGCCCTCGCGGCAGGGGCGCCTGCCTGGCGCATCGCCTTCGCGGGCTGGCTCCCGGTGGCCGCGATCGGCCTGCTGCAGGTCGCCGCCCTGATGTCGGTGCTGCACTGGCAGCTCGGTCTGCAGATGACGCACGCAGCCGGAACGCTCGGTTTCCTGGCCCTGGTGACCTGCTGCTTCGCCGCGATCGTGCAGTGGCTCAACGCCCGCTTCGGCGCCGCGGGCCGCATCCTCGTCCTGGCGGTGCTGATGCTCCAGCTGACCTCCGCCGGGGGCACCTACCCCGTCCAGACCAGCCCGGGGTTCTTCGGGGCGATCCACCCCTACCTGCCGATGACGTACGTCGTGGACGGGCTGCGCCGGCTGATCACGGGCGGTGGGCTCGGGCCGGTCTGGCAGGGCTGCGCCGTGCTGCTCGTCTTCACGGCGGGCGCCCTGACGCTGACCGCGCTCTCCGCCCGCCGCAAGCAGGTGTGGACCCTGGACCGGCTCCACCCGGAGCTGAGTCTGTGA
- a CDS encoding ATP-binding cassette domain-containing protein → MDSPHGAALSAEDFGLKGPRGWAFRGVGFTAPPGSLVAVEGASGSGRTCLLLALTGRMRSTQGHAEVGGERLPGRLGAVRGFSALGPVPGVSELDPSLTVAEHLRERALLRRRFDGSLRSLLSPRAERAATARDAIDTALSDTGLDLAALPKGERTSVRDLERLESLRLSVTLALMGRPRLLAVDDTDLKLSATDRALAWELLRTLAAGGTTVLAVCSEAPEDALTVRTRPAPGTEATCDDTTTGKETADAIAETGSA, encoded by the coding sequence GTGGACAGCCCGCACGGGGCGGCACTGAGCGCCGAGGACTTCGGACTGAAGGGCCCGAGAGGCTGGGCCTTCCGGGGCGTGGGGTTCACCGCCCCTCCGGGATCGCTCGTCGCGGTCGAGGGCGCGTCCGGTTCGGGGCGTACCTGTCTGCTGCTCGCGCTCACCGGCCGGATGCGGTCCACACAGGGCCACGCCGAGGTCGGCGGCGAGCGTCTGCCCGGACGGCTCGGGGCGGTGCGCGGGTTCAGCGCGCTGGGCCCGGTCCCCGGGGTGAGTGAGCTGGACCCGTCCCTCACCGTCGCCGAGCACCTGCGGGAACGGGCCCTGCTGCGGCGCCGCTTCGACGGATCGCTGCGCTCCCTGCTGAGCCCCCGCGCCGAACGCGCTGCCACGGCCCGGGACGCCATCGACACCGCCCTGTCGGACACGGGGCTCGACCTCGCGGCGCTGCCCAAGGGCGAACGCACCTCCGTGCGGGACCTGGAGCGCCTGGAGTCCCTGCGCCTGTCGGTCACCCTCGCCCTGATGGGCCGTCCCCGGCTCCTGGCCGTGGACGACACCGACCTCAAACTCTCGGCGACCGACCGCGCCCTGGCCTGGGAGCTGCTGCGCACGCTCGCGGCCGGCGGAACCACGGTGCTGGCCGTGTGCAGCGAGGCCCCCGAGGACGCGCTCACGGTGCGGACCCGCCCGGCGCCCGGGACGGAAGCGACCTGCGACGACACGACGACCGGGAAGGAAACGGCAGATGCGATCGCCGAGACTGGCAGCGCTTGA
- a CDS encoding SAV_6107 family HEPN domain-containing protein, protein MASSSAAAAPRRRAGSPAPSLTGPATDVHPVLRRTTAPPAALDLLAQAHAGLEEAAGLDVPNERYATAHLAALRTAAAVLAARGRPETGGRRRERIRSAWEVLPDIAPELAEWSALFASGAGRRARAEAGIPGAAGSRDADDLLRDAAMFLRLVERLLVLQPVLPQPRKDGSGHWPDAE, encoded by the coding sequence ATGGCCAGCTCGTCCGCAGCCGCCGCCCCGCGGCGCCGCGCAGGCAGCCCTGCACCCTCACTGACCGGACCGGCGACCGACGTGCACCCCGTGCTGCGCCGCACCACCGCGCCGCCCGCCGCCCTCGACCTGCTCGCCCAGGCCCACGCGGGCCTGGAGGAAGCCGCCGGGCTCGACGTGCCCAACGAGCGGTACGCCACCGCCCACCTCGCCGCGCTGCGCACCGCCGCAGCGGTGCTCGCCGCCCGAGGCCGCCCCGAGACCGGCGGACGCCGGCGCGAAAGGATCCGCAGCGCCTGGGAGGTCCTTCCCGACATCGCGCCCGAACTCGCCGAATGGAGCGCCCTGTTCGCTTCCGGAGCCGGGCGCAGGGCGCGCGCCGAGGCGGGGATACCCGGCGCGGCCGGCAGTCGCGACGCCGACGACCTGCTCCGTGACGCGGCCATGTTCCTGCGCCTGGTCGAGCGGCTGCTGGTCCTCCAGCCCGTCCTGCCGCAGCCCCGGAAGGACGGCTCCGGACACTGGCCCGACGCGGAGTGA
- a CDS encoding class I SAM-dependent methyltransferase: protein MSDQLRPRASLRTAVVWEVLKDALERRVKATGREALDVLDTGGGTGNFAVPVARLGHRVTVVDPSPNALFALERRADEAGVADRVRGVQGDILGLFEVVDRAGYDAVLCHGVLEYVDDPAEGVRNAVDALRPSGALSLLGAGLGGAVLARALAGHFAEARQALTDPAGRWGTGDPVPRRFTADQLTGLVDAAGVEVGAVHGVRVFADLVPGVLVDTEPGAMEELLKLEAAVAELPAFHSVATQLHVLGEKRA from the coding sequence GTGTCGGACCAGCTGCGCCCCCGCGCCTCCCTCCGTACCGCCGTGGTCTGGGAGGTCCTCAAGGACGCTCTCGAGCGCCGGGTCAAGGCGACCGGCAGGGAAGCTCTGGACGTGCTCGACACCGGCGGCGGCACCGGCAACTTCGCCGTGCCCGTCGCCCGGCTCGGCCACCGGGTCACCGTCGTCGACCCCAGCCCGAACGCCCTGTTCGCGCTGGAGCGCCGTGCGGACGAGGCCGGAGTCGCCGACCGGGTCCGCGGTGTCCAGGGCGACATCCTCGGCCTGTTCGAGGTGGTGGACCGTGCCGGATACGACGCGGTCCTGTGCCACGGGGTCCTGGAGTACGTCGACGACCCCGCCGAGGGTGTGCGCAACGCGGTCGACGCACTCCGCCCGTCCGGAGCGCTCAGCCTGCTCGGCGCCGGCCTCGGCGGAGCCGTCCTGGCCAGGGCGCTCGCCGGACACTTCGCCGAGGCCCGGCAGGCGCTGACGGACCCGGCCGGACGCTGGGGCACCGGCGACCCCGTGCCCCGCAGGTTCACCGCCGACCAGCTCACCGGACTGGTCGACGCGGCGGGCGTCGAGGTCGGCGCGGTCCACGGGGTACGGGTCTTCGCCGACCTGGTGCCGGGCGTTCTCGTGGACACCGAACCGGGCGCGATGGAGGAGCTCCTCAAGCTGGAGGCGGCCGTCGCGGAACTGCCGGCCTTCCACTCCGTGGCGACCCAGCTGCACGTTCTGGGAGAGAAGCGCGCCTGA
- a CDS encoding DUF3040 domain-containing protein, whose translation MPLSEHEQRMLEQMERALYAEDPKFATALEGSGLRRYTRRRVYQAVAGFLVGIALLMAGMVFQQTWVSVAGFLVMLGCAVLAVTGWRKAPKPGEQQPAGSASGGGGERRHPRQRRSMMNRIEQRWQRRRDEQGQ comes from the coding sequence GTGCCGCTCTCGGAGCACGAGCAGCGAATGCTCGAGCAGATGGAGCGAGCGCTGTACGCCGAAGATCCCAAGTTCGCTACAGCGCTTGAGGGAAGCGGGCTGCGCAGGTACACCCGGCGACGGGTCTACCAGGCGGTGGCCGGTTTTCTGGTGGGTATCGCGCTCCTCATGGCCGGAATGGTTTTCCAGCAGACCTGGGTCAGTGTGGCGGGTTTCCTCGTCATGCTGGGCTGTGCCGTGCTGGCGGTCACCGGATGGCGCAAAGCGCCGAAGCCCGGTGAGCAGCAGCCGGCGGGGAGTGCGAGCGGGGGCGGAGGCGAACGCCGACACCCCAGGCAGCGCCGGTCGATGATGAACCGGATCGAGCAGCGGTGGCAGCGCCGCCGCGACGAACAGGGCCAGTGA
- a CDS encoding transglutaminase TgpA family protein, whose protein sequence is MSGRTRLALCAFAATMTAAGALLPLVETSTWVLQAAFLLAVQTGVGTLARRMRTARFLTVSLQVFVTLLTLTMAFARDHAVFGVLPGPQAGRHLMDLLTMGADDVGRYAIPAPATEGIRLMLIGGVLLIGLAVDVLAVTFRAAAPAGLPLLALYSVAAGLSDGGAGWLWFLLAACGYLALLLAEGRDRLSRWGRVFGGVSRTSGGLAAGLEGSGRASASVRTGRRIGAVTLGIALAVPAALPALDGGLLGGTGGGSGKGSGGGTISAVNPLVSLQNNLNQPENREVMTYRTNSASPQDFYLRILALDQFDGSEWRPSTRRLRDVPDRLPQPTGLGEDVSVTEIRTNISASRSYQQTYLPLPYPASEVDIQGRWRYEPEGRTLVGDDGQTTRGARYEVSSLVVEPTAEQLAGAMAPRSDLAREYTRVPRSLPDVVERTARQVTEDASDDYERAVKLQDWFASEGGFRYDTTVTSGTGTAAIERFLKEKEGFCVHFSFTMAAMARTLGIPARVAVGFTPGTVQADGSVSVGLRDAHAWPELYFEGVGWTRFEPTPSRGSTPAYTRPDTPSQDPSDPTLPTDGASAAPTAAPSATESCPEQMRRQGECGASAAPGAVDSSDPGTPAGTIALWVLGSLVVVVLPLIPVLWRIRARGRRLGSSGGRTPADAAARVMAAWREITDTAWDHGIPPDESQTPRKAAARVVRLGGLQGTAAAAIHQVAGAVERVLYAPEPGSASAPAQDVRAVRAGLWASAGRWGRLRATFAPRSAVRVIWAFSERRAELGRRWSARVGRDRWAARLRRPSRQQG, encoded by the coding sequence ATGAGCGGGCGTACCCGACTGGCGCTGTGCGCCTTCGCGGCCACGATGACGGCGGCGGGAGCGCTGCTGCCCCTGGTCGAGACCTCGACATGGGTGCTGCAGGCCGCGTTCCTGCTGGCCGTGCAGACCGGGGTGGGCACACTCGCCCGCCGGATGCGTACGGCACGGTTCCTGACGGTCTCCCTCCAGGTGTTCGTCACACTGCTGACGCTGACCATGGCGTTCGCCAGGGACCACGCCGTGTTCGGCGTACTGCCCGGCCCCCAGGCGGGGCGGCACCTCATGGACCTGCTGACCATGGGCGCCGACGACGTCGGCAGGTACGCCATCCCCGCGCCGGCGACGGAGGGCATCCGGCTGATGCTGATCGGCGGGGTGCTGCTGATCGGGCTCGCCGTGGACGTCCTCGCCGTGACCTTCCGCGCCGCCGCCCCGGCCGGTCTTCCGCTTCTCGCGCTCTACTCGGTCGCCGCGGGGCTCTCCGACGGCGGGGCGGGATGGCTCTGGTTCCTGCTCGCGGCGTGCGGCTACCTGGCCCTCCTGCTGGCCGAGGGCCGGGACCGGCTGTCCCGGTGGGGGCGCGTCTTCGGTGGTGTGTCCCGTACTTCGGGCGGTCTGGCGGCCGGCCTGGAGGGATCCGGGCGCGCGTCCGCGTCGGTGCGTACGGGGCGGCGCATCGGCGCCGTGACACTGGGCATCGCGCTCGCCGTGCCGGCGGCTCTGCCCGCTCTGGACGGCGGGCTGCTGGGCGGCACGGGCGGCGGGTCGGGCAAGGGGAGCGGCGGGGGCACGATCTCCGCGGTGAACCCGCTGGTCTCGCTGCAGAACAACCTGAACCAGCCGGAGAACCGGGAGGTGATGACGTACCGCACCAACTCCGCGAGCCCGCAGGACTTCTATCTGCGCATCCTGGCCCTGGACCAGTTCGACGGCAGCGAGTGGCGTCCGTCGACCCGCAGGCTGCGGGACGTCCCGGACCGGCTGCCGCAGCCGACCGGGCTGGGCGAGGACGTCTCCGTCACCGAGATCAGGACGAACATCTCCGCGTCCCGCTCGTACCAGCAGACGTATCTGCCGCTCCCCTACCCGGCGAGCGAGGTGGACATCCAGGGCCGCTGGCGTTACGAGCCCGAGGGACGCACCCTGGTCGGCGACGACGGCCAGACCACGCGCGGCGCGCGGTACGAGGTCAGCAGCCTGGTGGTGGAGCCGACGGCCGAGCAGCTCGCCGGGGCGATGGCACCGCGTTCGGACCTGGCCCGTGAGTACACACGGGTGCCCCGGTCGCTGCCGGATGTGGTCGAGCGGACCGCGCGGCAGGTGACCGAGGACGCGTCCGACGACTACGAGCGCGCCGTGAAGCTCCAGGACTGGTTCGCGTCGGAGGGCGGTTTCCGCTACGACACGACGGTGACGTCGGGCACCGGTACGGCGGCGATCGAGCGGTTCCTGAAGGAGAAGGAGGGGTTCTGTGTCCACTTCTCCTTCACGATGGCGGCGATGGCCAGGACCCTGGGCATTCCCGCACGGGTCGCGGTGGGCTTCACCCCGGGCACGGTCCAGGCGGACGGTTCGGTGTCGGTCGGGCTGCGCGATGCGCACGCCTGGCCCGAGCTGTACTTCGAGGGCGTGGGCTGGACCCGCTTCGAGCCGACGCCGTCCCGGGGCAGCACCCCGGCGTACACCCGCCCCGACACGCCTTCCCAGGACCCCAGCGATCCCACGCTGCCCACGGACGGCGCCTCCGCGGCGCCCACGGCGGCACCCTCGGCCACGGAGTCCTGCCCCGAGCAGATGCGCAGGCAGGGTGAGTGCGGCGCGTCCGCGGCTCCCGGAGCGGTGGACTCCTCCGATCCGGGGACCCCGGCGGGCACGATCGCCCTGTGGGTGCTCGGTTCCCTGGTCGTCGTCGTGCTTCCGCTGATTCCCGTGCTCTGGCGGATCCGGGCCCGTGGCCGGCGGCTCGGTTCCTCCGGAGGGCGGACCCCCGCGGACGCGGCGGCACGGGTGATGGCCGCCTGGCGGGAGATCACCGACACGGCCTGGGACCACGGCATCCCGCCGGACGAGTCGCAGACCCCGCGCAAGGCCGCGGCACGTGTCGTGCGGCTGGGCGGCCTCCAGGGCACGGCGGCCGCCGCGATCCACCAGGTGGCGGGCGCGGTGGAGCGGGTGCTCTACGCACCCGAGCCGGGGTCGGCGTCCGCACCGGCACAGGACGTGCGGGCCGTGCGGGCCGGGCTGTGGGCCTCGGCCGGCCGCTGGGGCAGGCTGCGGGCGACATTCGCGCCCCGTTCGGCCGTTCGGGTGATCTGGGCGTTCTCGGAACGCCGGGCGGAACTCGGCCGCCGGTGGTCGGCCCGTGTGGGGCGCGACCGCTGGGCGGCCCGGCTGCGTCGTCCTTCGCGTCAGCAGGGCTGA